One Oceanotoga teriensis genomic window, GATGGTTTAAACTTACATCAGCTATGATAAAAGATAATTTTAGACAATTTGATAGTGTTTTTTGGACTATAATATTTCCATCAATATTTTTATTATTTTTTATTTCAATATTTGGAAATGTACAAAATAATGAAGAAAATATAGAATTTAAAGTTGGAATTTATTATGAAAATCAAGATATTGGTATATTAAAAAATATTTTAAATAATGTATTTGAAGATGAAGAATTTAAAAAAACATTTAAAATATCTAAATATGAAAATTTTGAAAAATCTTTAGAAGATCTGAAAGAATATAATATCGATATAATAGCATATTTCCCAGAAGATATTAATAAAGTTAATTTTTTTAATTTGAATGATGATAAACCTATTATAAAAATATATAGAACTCAAAAAAGCTATTCTAAAATTACTTCAGAGGTTTTTTCAAGTGTATTAAATGAAATAAATTTAAGGTTCAATACTATGGGAAGAGAATTAAATATAGAAACAGATTATATTTATTTAAATACAAATGATGAAGGTTTTGTTTATGAAGATTTTATTTTTCCTGGTATATTAATGATGGCAATATTAACTGTTTCTATTTTTAATCTTCCATTGAATTTTGTGGATTATAAAAATAGAGGAATTATTAAAAGAGTTTTTGTTACACCTTTAAAAATGAGCCATTATTTTTATTCTTTTTTGATTTCAAATTTTAGTATTTTATTTTTAGCCATAATACTTCTTTATTTTGAGGCATCATTTTTAAATATATCAACTTTGATTTTTAATTATAAATTTATATTTTTCTTACTTTATTGTTGTATAACGGCACTTTCATTTGGACTTATAATAGCATCATTTTTTAGACGTATAGGAACGGCATCTTCTGTTTCAAATATTGTTTATTTTATAACTATTTTTTTAAGTGGTTTGTATTTTCCTACAAAAGAAATAACTTCTTTCGTTAGATGGTATGTTTATATAAATCCAGCAACATATATGGTTGATGGACTTAGAAATATTCTTTCTGGAGATTCTATAGGTATTATTAATATAATTGTACCTGCTATTTGGTTTTTAATTGGATTAATTTTATTTTCATTTAATTTTAAAAGGGTGATGTCAGATGAAAAATAGAACTATACATTTATTAAAAGTTTTTTGGATGGAAACCTTTAGAAATAAAATCAGTTTATTTTTTACTGTATTTTTCCCACTCCTTTTTATAATAATATTTGGAACTTTGTTTGGAGAAGGAGGGTCATTTGATAATGAAAAAGATCTTGCAAAAATTGGAGTTTTAAAAATTGAAGAAGATTTTAAAGAATATTTAAAAAATTATGAGATTATTTTTTATAAAGATGTAGAAAAATTAAAAAAAGATGTTGAGAATGGTGAATTAAAGTATGGAATAGAAAATAAAGAAAATAGTTATTATATATATTTAACAAATGATCTAACTAATTATCAAAATTTTCAAAATATAAAATCTGAAATTGATAATTCTTTGAAGAGATATAATTATCAAAATTTAAAAGATTTTTTTATCATTGAAGATGAAGTAGTTGCAGTAGGAAAGAAAAAAGTTACAGATCTTGGATTTATAATTACAGGGGCTTTGGCTATATCTATACTTTCTGGAGGAATGTTTTCAG contains:
- a CDS encoding ABC transporter permease, translating into MRWFKLTSAMIKDNFRQFDSVFWTIIFPSIFLLFFISIFGNVQNNEENIEFKVGIYYENQDIGILKNILNNVFEDEEFKKTFKISKYENFEKSLEDLKEYNIDIIAYFPEDINKVNFFNLNDDKPIIKIYRTQKSYSKITSEVFSSVLNEINLRFNTMGRELNIETDYIYLNTNDEGFVYEDFIFPGILMMAILTVSIFNLPLNFVDYKNRGIIKRVFVTPLKMSHYFYSFLISNFSILFLAIILLYFEASFLNISTLIFNYKFIFFLLYCCITALSFGLIIASFFRRIGTASSVSNIVYFITIFLSGLYFPTKEITSFVRWYVYINPATYMVDGLRNILSGDSIGIINIIVPAIWFLIGLILFSFNFKRVMSDEK